One region of Molothrus aeneus isolate 106 chromosome 1, BPBGC_Maene_1.0, whole genome shotgun sequence genomic DNA includes:
- the RGS20 gene encoding regulator of G-protein signaling 20 isoform X2 yields the protein MGSERTEIRKRQMAATPESPGAAQAQLSTGNRGSNACCFCWCCCCSCSCLTVRNQEEERARRTSHELQAEGIPNCEESPAPTLEEVNAWAQSFDKLMLTPAGRNAFREFLRTEFSEENMLFWMACEELKQESNKSVIEEKARLIYEDYISILSPKEVSLDSRVREVINRNMLEPSQHTFDDAQLQIYTLMHRDSYPRFMNSAIYKDLLQSLSEKSIEA from the exons ATGGGATCGGAGAGGACGGAGATTCGCAAACGGCAGATGGCTGCGACCCCGGAGAGCCCAGGTGCTGcacaggctcagctcagcacaggaaatCGAGGCTCCAAtgcctgctgcttttgctggtgctgctgctgcagctgctcatg TCTTACTGTTAGAAATCAAGAAGAAGAGAGAGCAAGGAGAACATCTCATGAACTCCAAGCAGAGGGTATTCCAAACTGTGAGGAAAG CCCTGCTCCCACTCTTGAAGAAGTAAATGCCTGGGCTCAATCATTTGATAAGTTGATGCTTACTCCAGCTGGCAGAAATGCTTTTCGTGAATTTCTGCGAACAGAATTCAGCGAGGAAAACATGCTTTTCTGGATGGCCTGTGAGGAACTAAAACAAGAATCCAACAAAAGCGTCattgaagaaaaagcaagacTAATTTATGAAGATTATATTTCTATCCTCTCTCCAAAGGAG GTCAGTCTGGACTCCAGAGTAAGAGAAGTTATTAACCGAAATATGCTGGAACCCTCACAACACACCTTTGATGATGCACAGCTTCAAATTTATACCTTAATGCACAGAGACTCTTACCCACGGTTTATGAACTCTGCTATTTATAAGGACTTGCTTCAGTCCTTGTCTgaaaaatccattgaagcatag
- the RGS20 gene encoding regulator of G-protein signaling 20 isoform X1 — protein MRGSGEPPLPVAQPAGTGGEAWEDARPGPPADTPMGSERTEIRKRQMAATPESPGAAQAQLSTGNRGSNACCFCWCCCCSCSCLTVRNQEEERARRTSHELQAEGIPNCEESPAPTLEEVNAWAQSFDKLMLTPAGRNAFREFLRTEFSEENMLFWMACEELKQESNKSVIEEKARLIYEDYISILSPKEVSLDSRVREVINRNMLEPSQHTFDDAQLQIYTLMHRDSYPRFMNSAIYKDLLQSLSEKSIEA, from the exons atGCGTGGGTCCGGCGAGCCGCCGCTCCCGGTCGCCCAGCCCGCCGGGACCGGAGGGGAAGCGTGGGAGGACGCCCGGCCGGGCCCCCCTGCCGACACC CCCATGGGATCGGAGAGGACGGAGATTCGCAAACGGCAGATGGCTGCGACCCCGGAGAGCCCAGGTGCTGcacaggctcagctcagcacaggaaatCGAGGCTCCAAtgcctgctgcttttgctggtgctgctgctgcagctgctcatg TCTTACTGTTAGAAATCAAGAAGAAGAGAGAGCAAGGAGAACATCTCATGAACTCCAAGCAGAGGGTATTCCAAACTGTGAGGAAAG CCCTGCTCCCACTCTTGAAGAAGTAAATGCCTGGGCTCAATCATTTGATAAGTTGATGCTTACTCCAGCTGGCAGAAATGCTTTTCGTGAATTTCTGCGAACAGAATTCAGCGAGGAAAACATGCTTTTCTGGATGGCCTGTGAGGAACTAAAACAAGAATCCAACAAAAGCGTCattgaagaaaaagcaagacTAATTTATGAAGATTATATTTCTATCCTCTCTCCAAAGGAG GTCAGTCTGGACTCCAGAGTAAGAGAAGTTATTAACCGAAATATGCTGGAACCCTCACAACACACCTTTGATGATGCACAGCTTCAAATTTATACCTTAATGCACAGAGACTCTTACCCACGGTTTATGAACTCTGCTATTTATAAGGACTTGCTTCAGTCCTTGTCTgaaaaatccattgaagcatag